A single genomic interval of Calypte anna isolate BGI_N300 chromosome 3, bCalAnn1_v1.p, whole genome shotgun sequence harbors:
- the CLDN20 gene encoding claudin-20 encodes MASASLQFFAFILALFGVFGDITATLLPNWKVNADVGSNIITAITQMQGLWMDCTWYSTGMFSCTLKYSVLSLPIYIQAARTTMVLSCILSAFGICITTVGMKCTKLGGDTASKSHACFGGGICFVLAGIFGLVPTSWYTREIISNFLDQTIPESSKHEPGGAVYVGFISSGFLLIAGVIFCTSCFKKQPGAWICPPKQHRFSSTEQESNTGYNLKDYV; translated from the coding sequence ATGGCATCAGCAAGTCTGcagttctttgcttttattctggctttgtttggtgtttttggAGATATCACAGCCACTTTACTGCCAAACTGGAAGGTAAATGCAGATGTTGGTTCAAATATCATAACAGCTATAACACAGATGCAAGGACTTTGGATGGACTGCACATGGTACAGCACTGGGATGTTTAGCTGTACCCTGAAATACTCCgttctctctctccccatctACATCCAGGCTGCACGGACCACCATGGTACTGTCCTGTATCCTATCAGCCTTTGGGATCTGCATCACTACAGTTGGAATGAAATGCACAAAGTTGGGAGGGGACACTGCCAGCAAAAGCCACGCTTGTTTTGGTGGAGGAATCTGCTTCGTTCTTGCCGGAATCTTTGGATTAGTACCTACATCCTGGTACacaagagaaattatttcaaattttctgGACCAGACCATTCCAGAGAGCAGTAAACATGAACCAGGAGGAGCAGTTTATGTAGGATTCATTTCATCTGGGTTTCTGCTTATTGCTGGTGTGATCTTTTGCActtcctgttttaaaaagcagccaGGAGCATGGATTTGCCCTCCAAAACAGCACCGTTTCTCATCCACTGAGCAGGAGAGCAACACAGGCTACAACCTAAAGGACTACGTTTAA